In one window of Zingiber officinale cultivar Zhangliang chromosome 11A, Zo_v1.1, whole genome shotgun sequence DNA:
- the LOC122030834 gene encoding uncharacterized protein LOC122030834, whose translation MTKQGRVSLSPVRLSADLMPPALPPLRPPLPSNRYVLRLFISLKYVTANVVDRRLGRVAATASSVEKPLKEGLECGRTVNAKAAAAVGEVLAMRLRVDGLAREPIHADAAKEVAKKGFKNQTKVWAILNALRSHGVNLIIHDNPNGGRP comes from the coding sequence ATGACAAAACAGGGTCGCGTATCCCTGTCCCCTGTTCGACTAAGCGCCGATCTGATGCCGCCGGCACTGCCTCCGCTGCGGCCTCCGCTGCCGAGCAACCGGTACGTGCTCCGGCTCTTCATCTCGCTCAAGTACGTGACGGCCAACGTGGTGGACCGCCGCCTGGGCCGCGTGGCGGCGACGGCGTCGTCGGTGGAGAAGCCGCTCAAGGAAGGGCTCGAGTGCGGGCGCACGGTGAACGCCAAGGCGGCCGCGGCGGTGGGCGAGGTCCTCGCCATGCGCCTCCGCGTCGACGGCCTCGCCCGGGAGCCCATCCACGCCGACGCCGCCAAGGAGGTGGCCAAGAAGGGGTTCAAGAACCAGACCAAGGTCTGGGCCATCCTCAACGCCCTTCGCTCCCACGGCGTCAACCTCATCATCCACGATAATCCCAACGGCGGACGACCTTGA